In Terriglobus sp. TAA 43, a single window of DNA contains:
- a CDS encoding VWA domain-containing protein — protein sequence MSLREWWQLLHFLRPHWLWMMLAIPIFYASLFIRENARRPWQGLIEPALLDHLIVPRKHRWRFRPVHLLSLLIAIGSLAAAGPTWRREQPPFAEDKAPLVIALDLSTTMNAVDLNPTRLERVKLKLRDLIHRRDGGRTALFAYAENAYMVLPFTTDESLFDIYLDTLKTNLMPRQGKDSAGALHAIEKFLKDETVPGTILFVTDGIEPSAMASFQQFTTKQDQPNEILVLGVGTSEGGPVQDGPSHFLEDRSGRRVFSKLDVAALRALSRDGIDASTLTPDDDDIQWIQHHTQHHMEMLEEKDTRTRWIDEGYLLAIPLAVLSAFWFRKGWTIRWTVALLAFALLLPSSAFAMEENETSSHFSWMNIWMTPDQQGRYYFQKQDYKKAAERFEDPMWRGLALARLGDYDAALNAFALSDSAEAWFNQGDALAHSGKYPAAVEAFRQALLRRPDWQEAKDNLALVQSLIPKPKEQKKEDKEQSEEAPNLPPDQVRFDDKGKQGKKARTSIKPVTTADIWMRNIQTSPADFLRRRFAMQDAKERHP from the coding sequence ATGAGCCTGCGCGAATGGTGGCAGCTACTTCACTTTCTACGACCTCATTGGCTCTGGATGATGCTGGCTATCCCGATCTTTTATGCTTCCCTCTTCATACGAGAGAACGCTCGCCGGCCGTGGCAGGGACTGATTGAACCTGCTCTTCTGGATCACCTGATAGTCCCACGCAAACATCGGTGGCGTTTTCGTCCAGTGCATCTACTATCGCTACTGATCGCAATTGGATCGCTCGCAGCCGCAGGACCAACCTGGCGGCGTGAACAACCTCCCTTTGCAGAAGACAAAGCACCGCTTGTCATTGCACTTGATCTGTCGACGACCATGAACGCCGTTGACCTTAATCCGACGCGACTGGAGCGCGTGAAGTTAAAGTTGCGCGACCTGATTCATCGGCGCGATGGTGGACGCACGGCATTATTCGCTTATGCCGAAAATGCATACATGGTGCTTCCCTTCACCACGGACGAATCGTTGTTTGATATCTATCTGGACACGCTAAAGACCAACCTGATGCCTCGCCAAGGCAAGGATTCTGCAGGGGCGTTGCATGCGATTGAAAAGTTTCTGAAAGACGAAACCGTCCCCGGCACAATCCTTTTTGTTACCGATGGCATTGAACCGAGCGCAATGGCTTCCTTTCAGCAGTTCACAACAAAGCAGGACCAACCTAATGAAATTCTGGTTCTGGGTGTAGGTACTTCCGAGGGAGGGCCGGTCCAGGATGGACCTTCTCATTTCCTGGAAGATCGCAGTGGACGACGTGTGTTCTCGAAACTGGATGTTGCTGCTCTGCGCGCATTAAGCCGCGATGGCATCGATGCCAGTACATTAACTCCCGATGACGATGACATCCAATGGATTCAACATCACACACAGCACCACATGGAGATGTTAGAAGAGAAAGACACACGCACCCGATGGATTGATGAGGGTTATCTGTTAGCTATACCTCTTGCTGTATTGAGTGCCTTCTGGTTTCGCAAAGGCTGGACGATCCGTTGGACCGTAGCGCTTCTCGCATTTGCTCTACTGCTGCCATCCTCTGCTTTCGCGATGGAAGAGAACGAGACGTCGTCGCACTTCTCGTGGATGAACATCTGGATGACGCCCGATCAGCAGGGTCGTTATTACTTTCAAAAACAGGATTACAAAAAGGCAGCAGAGCGATTTGAAGATCCTATGTGGCGTGGCCTCGCTCTGGCGCGTTTGGGAGATTACGACGCGGCACTGAATGCCTTTGCGCTAAGCGATAGCGCTGAAGCCTGGTTCAATCAGGGAGACGCGTTGGCGCACAGCGGCAAATACCCCGCAGCAGTCGAAGCGTTTCGTCAGGCATTGCTGCGACGTCCTGATTGGCAAGAAGCGAAAGACAATCTGGCGCTTGTACAGTCGTTGATTCCCAAGCCTAAAGAGCAGAAGAAAGAGGACAAGGAACAATCAGAAGAGGCGCCGAATCTGCCTCCGGATCAGGTTCGCTTTGACGACAAAGGAAAGCAAGGAAAGAAGGCGCGCACCAGTATCAAGCCTGTGACCACCGCGGATATATGGATGCGCAACATTCAAACCTCACCCGCTGATTTTCTTCGGCGCCGGTTTGCCATGCAGGATGCGAAGGAGCGCCATCCGTGA
- a CDS encoding VWA domain-containing protein codes for MYRLEHPWLLAILPLPLILYWLLPPYREEQDSLRITFFDYVASSLQLTPQHQAVILRTNWLEKIVSVVSWSLIVVALARPQYIEPPIQKTEPGRDLMLALDISQSMETPDFRTPDGTRMRRVDAVKQVVADFIRRRKHDQIGLIVFGQSAYPVTPFTLDHEACEQMLAQIDAGMAGPQTMIGDAIGLAIKQFNASDAKQRVLILLTDGNDTGSRMPPRRAAEIAKENHIVIHAVGLGDPHATGEDKMDYAVLAQIASSTGGKVFHGENRAELESAYRELDRITPQNFKTLSYQPRRELAMIPIGTALLLTVGYNVLMLLIGIGMSLWHRRAQKPLDTQTAEIAMLKVRL; via the coding sequence ATGTATCGGCTTGAACATCCGTGGCTACTTGCGATTCTCCCCCTCCCTCTCATCCTGTATTGGTTGCTGCCACCCTATCGTGAGGAACAGGATTCGCTTCGGATTACCTTCTTTGATTACGTGGCTTCCTCTCTCCAACTGACACCGCAACATCAAGCTGTGATCTTGCGAACCAACTGGTTGGAAAAGATTGTTAGCGTGGTCAGTTGGAGCCTGATCGTTGTGGCTCTTGCGCGGCCACAGTACATAGAGCCGCCCATTCAGAAGACTGAACCGGGGCGCGATCTGATGCTGGCGCTCGACATCTCGCAATCGATGGAAACACCCGACTTCCGCACGCCCGATGGAACACGGATGCGCCGCGTGGATGCAGTGAAGCAAGTGGTGGCAGATTTTATCCGTCGAAGAAAGCACGACCAGATTGGATTGATCGTCTTCGGACAATCAGCATATCCGGTTACTCCTTTCACTCTGGATCATGAAGCATGCGAACAGATGCTGGCTCAGATTGATGCCGGCATGGCGGGGCCGCAAACCATGATTGGCGATGCCATCGGTCTCGCGATCAAACAGTTCAACGCGAGCGACGCAAAGCAACGCGTTCTGATCCTGCTGACCGACGGCAACGATACGGGAAGCCGCATGCCACCGCGACGTGCGGCGGAGATTGCAAAAGAGAATCACATTGTGATCCATGCGGTTGGGCTCGGTGATCCACACGCAACCGGCGAAGACAAGATGGATTATGCGGTTTTAGCGCAGATTGCGAGCTCTACGGGCGGCAAGGTATTCCATGGGGAGAACCGCGCCGAGTTAGAGAGTGCCTATCGCGAGCTGGACAGAATCACACCGCAAAACTTCAAGACGCTAAGCTATCAACCACGCCGTGAACTAGCAATGATTCCCATCGGCACGGCTCTTCTGCTCACGGTGGGATACAACGTGCTGATGCTCCTCATCGGAATTGGCATGAGTTTGTGGCATCGTCGCGCGCAGAAGCCCTTGGACACGCAGACGGCGGAGATCGCCATGCTGAAGGTACGCCTATGA
- a CDS encoding BamA/TamA family outer membrane protein yields MAGIRSGLVLAIVLLSRVLSAQNAAPVTPPPSESKGSPILFGTNVDADEGTESRGASLGLGAYDSKKKDQKKKKHRGEFAIAPIPLVNPSIGNGGGLGVIYAVDLDGSAESPPSAFGAAGFITETGSWFAGVGGQIHLRNDKYRTLVALGGGKFNYNFFGIGADSGSKSIPLTQTSKAFLLEPKMRVYRDWYLGPRYHIISSTAGLNSPKLDPSKLPVPLPSTIDLRTAALGIRLQRDSSDSSFYPKKGSLFDVLADFYAPQLGGARTYQNLTLAYDKYLPLGPKNVLAIRASACMVTEGAPFYDVCLLGMSKDLRGYQVGEFRDDRMLVGQMEFRRELFWRLGATAFAGAGAVAHDWSGFGNSHAEPGGGFGLRFVLAKHNHINLRADYAWGDNSHAAYVSLGEAF; encoded by the coding sequence ATGGCAGGAATTCGTTCTGGACTCGTCCTGGCGATAGTGTTGCTTTCTCGCGTGTTAAGCGCGCAGAATGCCGCTCCCGTGACGCCTCCTCCATCTGAGAGCAAAGGTTCACCAATTCTCTTTGGAACGAATGTGGATGCCGATGAAGGTACAGAGAGCAGAGGAGCAAGTCTTGGTCTGGGTGCTTACGATTCAAAGAAGAAGGATCAAAAGAAGAAAAAGCATCGTGGTGAATTCGCGATTGCTCCAATTCCTTTGGTAAATCCTTCCATCGGGAATGGAGGCGGCCTTGGTGTCATTTACGCCGTCGATCTGGATGGGAGTGCGGAATCACCGCCATCAGCATTTGGGGCCGCAGGTTTTATCACTGAAACTGGAAGTTGGTTCGCCGGTGTTGGCGGGCAGATCCACCTCCGCAACGATAAATATCGAACGTTGGTTGCATTAGGCGGTGGCAAATTCAATTACAACTTCTTCGGTATTGGGGCCGATAGTGGCAGCAAGAGTATTCCGCTCACGCAGACATCGAAAGCCTTCCTTTTAGAGCCGAAGATGCGCGTTTATCGAGACTGGTATTTGGGACCGCGTTATCACATCATTAGCAGCACTGCTGGCTTGAATTCACCCAAGTTGGATCCCAGCAAACTTCCCGTTCCGCTGCCGTCTACGATCGATCTTCGAACGGCGGCGTTGGGAATCCGATTGCAGCGTGACTCCAGCGATAGCTCGTTTTATCCCAAGAAGGGCTCATTGTTCGACGTACTCGCAGATTTCTATGCGCCGCAACTGGGGGGCGCGCGAACGTATCAGAATCTGACGCTAGCGTATGACAAGTATCTTCCTCTGGGACCGAAGAACGTCCTTGCCATCCGTGCTTCTGCCTGCATGGTGACGGAGGGAGCACCGTTCTACGATGTGTGCCTGCTGGGCATGTCCAAAGACCTTCGCGGCTACCAGGTTGGAGAGTTTCGCGATGACCGCATGTTGGTAGGGCAGATGGAATTCCGCAGAGAGTTGTTCTGGAGGCTCGGAGCCACGGCATTTGCTGGAGCGGGGGCCGTTGCGCATGACTGGAGTGGCTTTGGCAATTCACATGCGGAACCGGGGGGAGGGTTTGGTCTGCGGTTTGTCCTCGCCAAACATAACCACATCAATCTCCGAGCCGACTACGCATGGGGTGATAACAGCCATGCAGCCTATGTCAGTCTGGGCGAGGCCTTCTGA
- a CDS encoding BatD family protein — protein sequence MKRFLPIIFLCTTLHVAAQSPVVRAHLEPSQNIMVGQPVKLIVSVFVPNYFTGAPDFPEFEMENAVVVMPQDRPENSNTQIGDAKYFGITQTYVIYPEQTGDFHLPTIKLSVPYAKTPPQTTTAQVVVPSLSFRADVPAAARDLSYFLPTTQLTIAEKWSPSLKKVRAGDTVERTVTITASKTQAMLIPPLQFSAPDGLRIYGSEPVVREQKTPRGDFIYGQRVETAKYYVEKPGGYTLPAIELQWWNLNTHRLATASLPAISFQAAANPSLIAELPPPQPNAQTMQAPTKKAAIHWRRNALITLQGILCLAVIFLCYLVVRTLAPHAIALRKKQQQSEGAYFHRLIHAAKKDDAQLSYGCLLQWFVRVYPNQSFSDVVALHITPDLQAQISELTGSLYAETGSSQWTGRSFAKELRQFRATAVARKTRAQTHGSLVGLNP from the coding sequence GTGAAGCGCTTCCTCCCAATCATCTTCCTATGCACGACCTTGCATGTGGCCGCCCAATCGCCTGTGGTGCGCGCTCACCTTGAACCGTCACAGAACATCATGGTTGGGCAGCCGGTGAAGTTAATCGTTTCTGTCTTTGTCCCGAACTACTTTACCGGAGCGCCAGATTTTCCCGAGTTTGAGATGGAGAATGCGGTGGTGGTTATGCCGCAGGATCGACCTGAGAATTCAAACACGCAGATTGGTGATGCGAAGTATTTCGGAATCACACAAACGTATGTGATTTATCCGGAGCAGACAGGCGATTTTCATCTGCCTACCATCAAGCTGTCCGTCCCCTATGCGAAGACGCCACCTCAGACCACGACCGCACAAGTTGTGGTTCCCAGTCTCAGCTTTCGCGCAGATGTCCCTGCTGCCGCTCGTGATCTCTCTTACTTTCTACCGACAACTCAACTCACCATCGCGGAGAAGTGGTCGCCTTCTTTGAAGAAGGTTAGGGCCGGCGACACTGTCGAGCGCACCGTTACGATCACCGCTTCCAAGACGCAGGCCATGTTGATTCCTCCACTGCAGTTTTCAGCACCAGATGGTCTTCGCATTTACGGCAGTGAACCCGTCGTACGCGAACAAAAGACACCGCGTGGCGACTTCATCTATGGGCAACGTGTCGAAACGGCCAAATACTACGTTGAAAAGCCGGGCGGTTATACGTTACCTGCGATCGAGCTGCAGTGGTGGAATCTCAATACACATCGTTTGGCCACAGCATCACTGCCAGCCATATCGTTCCAGGCTGCCGCTAATCCCAGCCTGATCGCAGAGCTACCGCCACCACAGCCAAACGCACAGACCATGCAAGCACCGACAAAGAAGGCGGCCATCCACTGGCGGCGGAATGCATTGATCACGTTGCAAGGAATTCTCTGCCTCGCAGTCATCTTCCTCTGTTACCTGGTGGTTCGAACCTTAGCGCCTCATGCAATTGCGCTACGGAAGAAACAACAGCAGTCCGAAGGAGCCTACTTCCACCGGCTGATTCATGCGGCAAAGAAAGACGATGCACAGTTGAGCTACGGGTGTCTCTTGCAATGGTTTGTACGCGTATATCCCAATCAGTCCTTCAGTGATGTCGTGGCCTTACATATCACACCAGATTTACAGGCACAGATTTCGGAACTGACCGGTTCACTGTATGCGGAGACAGGTTCATCGCAATGGACAGGACGATCCTTCGCAAAGGAGCTTCGACAGTTTCGCGCGACAGCCGTTGCCCGGAAAACGCGAGCACAGACACATGGCTCTTTGGTTGGACTGAATCCATAG
- a CDS encoding DUF4436 family protein, giving the protein MSKNNPTSPGPKIEKAHRYWISRTTRAIVLLALGALYLLSLWSSHTEESRRSITLTEAASSEDYVQMDVHVTDIDPVKALLYERIRLIPRGKFAIDRNRPAQDLTLLLNSVTGQQTIRFPKGERIEPIDAAVSLVGDSNKYPFDVYHADLDVLVSEKAARAPVKIPFGGPDVLSDPIEPGGLVVSAGDLEKDIPVPVLERVSASIPQFKFKGSITHDDADKLTRTEISARRANNVIFSSLVIMITMMGLAVSITAMAIKATRPGMQFDLLPLSLSISLIFGLPALRNTQPGVPGVGVLGDYVSFIWASLLVALSAIALAWTWIFKTPQQHEAGKDRHATDEAVESRDGDT; this is encoded by the coding sequence ATGTCGAAGAACAATCCAACATCACCTGGCCCGAAAATTGAGAAAGCACATCGATATTGGATCAGCAGAACAACGCGGGCCATTGTTTTGCTGGCACTGGGCGCGTTGTACCTCCTTTCGCTCTGGTCGAGCCACACAGAGGAGAGTCGGAGATCGATAACGCTGACGGAAGCAGCATCATCCGAGGATTATGTGCAGATGGACGTTCATGTCACGGATATCGATCCCGTGAAGGCGTTGCTCTATGAACGCATTCGCCTGATTCCAAGGGGGAAATTCGCGATTGATCGTAACCGGCCCGCACAGGATTTGACGCTGCTGCTGAATTCCGTAACTGGTCAGCAGACAATCCGCTTCCCAAAAGGAGAGCGAATCGAGCCAATTGATGCGGCTGTCAGTCTTGTGGGAGATAGCAATAAATATCCCTTCGACGTATACCACGCAGACCTCGATGTTCTGGTGAGCGAAAAGGCGGCACGCGCGCCCGTAAAAATACCGTTCGGCGGCCCGGACGTGCTATCGGATCCAATAGAGCCAGGAGGGCTTGTGGTGAGTGCAGGCGATCTGGAAAAAGATATTCCTGTACCGGTTCTGGAGAGAGTGAGCGCGTCTATTCCGCAATTCAAATTCAAAGGATCCATAACGCATGACGATGCGGATAAGCTGACGCGTACCGAAATTTCCGCGCGTCGTGCGAACAATGTCATCTTCTCGTCCTTGGTGATCATGATTACGATGATGGGCCTGGCCGTCAGCATTACAGCTATGGCGATTAAGGCAACGCGCCCAGGTATGCAGTTTGACCTGCTTCCTCTTTCGTTATCCATCTCGTTGATTTTCGGTCTGCCGGCGCTCCGCAATACGCAGCCAGGGGTGCCCGGTGTCGGCGTGCTTGGTGATTATGTGTCGTTTATCTGGGCGTCGCTCCTGGTTGCGCTATCGGCCATTGCACTGGCCTGGACCTGGATTTTTAAGACTCCTCAACAGCACGAGGCGGGAAAAGATCGCCATGCAACCGACGAAGCCGTCGAAAGTCGCGACGGTGACACATAA
- a CDS encoding response regulator, with translation MRMRRLYSVQEVLHRATLVCADDDASVTSRVCTMLSDAYDIVATAGDGLEALDQVLRLRPDFAILDISMPRMDGLMVARAIQDAGCLTKIIFLTLIQDEDYISIARIIGDGYVLKKKISSDLVQALQYASRGQFYCSISNSK, from the coding sequence ATGAGGATGCGGAGGCTGTATAGCGTGCAAGAAGTTTTGCATCGAGCGACATTGGTGTGTGCGGACGATGACGCAAGCGTGACCTCGCGCGTATGCACTATGTTGTCTGACGCCTACGACATCGTGGCAACGGCCGGCGATGGGTTAGAAGCTCTCGATCAAGTACTTCGTCTCCGCCCCGATTTTGCCATCCTGGATATATCCATGCCTCGCATGGACGGCTTGATGGTAGCGCGAGCTATACAAGATGCGGGATGTCTTACGAAAATTATTTTTCTAACACTAATACAGGATGAAGACTATATATCCATCGCCAGAATAATTGGAGACGGATATGTCCTGAAGAAGAAAATCAGTAGTGACTTAGTTCAGGCGCTACAGTACGCTTCCCGAGGGCAATTTTACTGTTCCATATCGAACAGTAAATAG
- a CDS encoding ATP-binding protein: protein MDKSAKVHPNHRSFVPGSLKQTDHGFNKLANRSPLYSQDAYDPVRKGIDAFARLHHCEYVAWLHLLDGGRLEPVHPSSPKSVLLRFLHGSLNGFPGLLEKVGQSIPAYWQRKETAPVSTENVQCAPINSMTVFPHSQDGFGQTVLILASRHQEIACSQDFAAQANLLLDLMVNAEQARRSVEMVHSSTYTEELLLASVPFPLAMLDASGKILSANPHFQTALGYSQQELAAMQYSQLAAWHSGAAMRKKGSDHSLGDPQDQLLTRKDGSPLHAHVAVTTMDGLGSRQLVALKTASGIETREREIEQRKHQIRVLTAQLLRSQEDERKRLSRELHDDIGQRLSLVTSQIASLTDDSLLLPDTCSGQLKHIHDELDALCTDLHEMSHNLHSYKLQHLGLAPAMRAMCRDFERPVFHVDLHIDDFAESVSEDIALCLYRIAQEALNNALHHANTEKACVVVTKLGSTYYMSIQDAGCGFDTGIAKAGLGLISMTERVKLLNGEFRVHSMKGRGTEIWASIPDGVASGLTSA from the coding sequence ATGGACAAGTCTGCGAAGGTACATCCCAATCATCGATCGTTTGTTCCAGGGTCACTGAAGCAAACAGACCATGGGTTTAACAAGCTGGCCAATCGCTCACCGCTTTATAGCCAGGATGCATATGACCCAGTTCGCAAGGGCATCGATGCATTCGCGCGCCTCCATCACTGTGAATACGTAGCATGGTTACATCTTCTGGATGGGGGCCGCCTTGAGCCGGTACATCCTTCCTCGCCAAAGTCTGTTCTTCTGCGCTTCTTACATGGCAGCCTGAATGGTTTTCCAGGACTTCTGGAAAAGGTGGGCCAGAGCATTCCAGCATACTGGCAGCGTAAAGAAACTGCGCCCGTTTCCACTGAGAACGTTCAGTGTGCTCCCATCAACTCGATGACTGTTTTCCCACACAGTCAGGACGGGTTTGGCCAGACGGTTCTCATCCTTGCTTCCCGTCACCAGGAGATCGCATGTTCTCAAGACTTCGCGGCCCAGGCCAATCTATTGCTTGACCTTATGGTTAACGCGGAGCAGGCGCGCCGGTCTGTTGAAATGGTTCATTCGTCGACCTACACCGAAGAATTGCTGCTCGCGTCCGTTCCGTTTCCGCTGGCTATGCTGGATGCTTCCGGGAAAATTCTTTCAGCAAACCCGCACTTCCAAACAGCTCTGGGCTATTCACAGCAGGAACTGGCAGCCATGCAATACAGCCAGCTCGCCGCATGGCATTCAGGTGCCGCGATGCGCAAGAAGGGAAGCGATCATTCTTTAGGTGATCCCCAGGACCAGTTGCTAACTCGCAAAGATGGGTCTCCGCTGCATGCGCATGTTGCTGTGACAACCATGGATGGCCTTGGAAGTCGACAGCTTGTCGCGTTGAAGACAGCGTCTGGCATTGAGACAAGGGAACGAGAAATCGAACAGCGGAAGCACCAGATCCGTGTGCTTACAGCTCAATTGCTTCGTTCGCAGGAAGATGAACGGAAGCGTCTTTCGCGTGAACTGCACGATGATATCGGGCAGCGGCTTTCATTGGTGACGAGTCAGATTGCTTCACTGACAGATGATTCTTTACTGCTACCAGACACCTGTTCAGGGCAGCTAAAGCATATTCACGATGAACTCGACGCTCTCTGCACGGACCTGCATGAGATGTCGCACAATCTTCATTCCTATAAGTTGCAACACCTTGGTCTGGCACCCGCGATGAGGGCAATGTGCAGAGACTTCGAGCGTCCTGTCTTTCATGTCGATTTGCATATCGATGACTTCGCCGAATCCGTATCAGAAGATATTGCACTCTGCCTCTACCGCATAGCGCAGGAGGCACTGAACAATGCGCTCCATCATGCGAACACGGAGAAAGCGTGTGTTGTAGTCACGAAGCTTGGTTCAACCTACTACATGTCCATTCAGGACGCGGGCTGCGGATTCGACACAGGAATTGCCAAGGCCGGACTCGGCTTGATCAGTATGACGGAAAGGGTGAAGCTGCTGAACGGCGAATTCAGGGTCCATTCCATGAAAGGCCGCGGCACTGAAATATGGGCGTCTATTCCTGACGGGGTGGCCTCAGGCCTGACTTCGGCTTGA
- a CDS encoding DUF481 domain-containing protein, with protein MKNGDVITCEIRSLEKGQLTIKQPNASSTVVLDWKSIAKIQSQQSFVVIDTNTKTFSGTIHQDAVDSVLQVEGPVSAAIPHNLVVSIEETNPNFFRRLRGNVDLGMSFSQSNSQTQVTLQGSLASQTVKHILGATMSTQFTSQLETNNTRETDIKTEYFSQIRQSRWANGAIANFLSSSAQKINLRTSVGGAIAFQGIKTNKTELIFIGGVAYTIEQNSIEETNSRSNSVDTAWAVQYSTFRFDSTDFDTTIWLYPSISQAGRLRMTLNEDVYVKFYKDFYVRGSFYDNYDNQPTVTAPANNLGTSLTVGWSFR; from the coding sequence TTGAAGAACGGCGACGTTATCACATGCGAAATTCGCTCCCTTGAAAAGGGGCAGCTGACTATTAAGCAGCCCAATGCAAGTTCCACTGTTGTTTTGGATTGGAAGAGCATTGCAAAAATTCAATCGCAGCAATCGTTCGTTGTCATTGATACCAATACAAAAACATTTAGCGGGACGATCCATCAGGATGCCGTTGATTCTGTTCTTCAAGTCGAGGGCCCTGTATCGGCTGCCATACCTCACAATCTGGTGGTCAGCATTGAAGAGACGAATCCGAATTTTTTTCGAAGGCTGCGTGGCAATGTAGATCTGGGTATGAGTTTTTCCCAATCCAATTCACAGACTCAGGTGACCTTACAGGGAAGTCTGGCCTCACAAACAGTGAAGCATATCCTGGGAGCGACGATGAGCACGCAGTTCACCAGCCAGTTAGAGACAAACAATACTCGCGAAACAGATATTAAGACGGAGTATTTTTCTCAGATCAGGCAATCACGATGGGCAAATGGTGCGATTGCTAATTTTCTCTCCAGTTCAGCTCAGAAGATCAATTTGCGAACCTCTGTAGGAGGAGCGATTGCGTTCCAGGGAATCAAGACGAACAAGACGGAACTCATCTTTATCGGCGGCGTCGCCTACACGATTGAACAGAATTCCATAGAGGAAACGAATTCTCGTTCCAATAGCGTTGATACCGCGTGGGCCGTTCAGTATTCCACCTTTCGCTTCGATTCAACAGACTTTGATACCACAATCTGGCTCTACCCAAGCATCTCGCAGGCTGGCCGACTGAGAATGACACTGAACGAAGATGTGTATGTGAAGTTTTATAAAGACTTCTATGTTCGCGGCAGTTTCTACGATAACTACGATAACCAGCCTACAGTGACAGCACCCGCGAACAATCTCGGCACTTCGTTGACTGTGGGGTGGTCCTTCCGGTGA